In a single window of the Neoarius graeffei isolate fNeoGra1 chromosome 28, fNeoGra1.pri, whole genome shotgun sequence genome:
- the LOC132875568 gene encoding NACHT, LRR and PYD domains-containing protein 1b allele 3-like: protein MPPSPETSTALLDTPLAEMEVFIPELVENHAEEKNKYDYRFLCPHAGQFMCKLTNLMFEMEGKGEVLYRIVSWDSCFLDGLDQMEPAGPLYSIDCHEGSIRHLHLPHCETCSDVVEFTVAHVTDGNVEIIQPLKVTNTHVIIDIEGLSLFGVLRALLYKGYSIKAQVLLFYKKIIGTHKMSKLHMHLLPQNVPVEEVQKRHECNTYIETSSKCKLTPGKKYQPYCTNTDHNYVFQPKVEEFERDYGPNYHPTFEVLFNSDVDKVTLGLLDENDQEVWEPRMVLLTGSEATSPKTDTTGADFVDQHREKLIQRVSSVMEIADYLKSKNMISDEMYNDINVGSTPYKQMRLLYRSLESGGRVVKAEVYKILKEKEPFLVDELESG from the exons atgcctccgagcccagagacgtctactgcacttctggacaca CCCTTGGCAGAAATGGAAGTATTCATTCCGGAACTGGTTGAAAATCATGCTGAGGAAAAGAACAAATATGACTATAG gtttctCTGCCCTCATGCTGGTCAGTTTATGTGCAAATTGACCAACCTTATGTTTGAGATGGAAGGGAAAGGGGAAGTGCTGTACAGAATAGTGTCCTGGGACAGCTGTTTCTTGGATGGGTTAGACCAAATGGAGCCTGCAGGACCTTTGTACAGTATTGACTGCCATGAAGGTTCTATCCGTCATCTGCATCTTCCACATTGTGAGACCT GCTCAGATGTGGTGGAATTTACTGTGGCACATGTGACTGATGGTAATGTGGAGATAATTCAGCCACTAAAAGTAACAAACACACACGTCATCATAGACATTGAAGGTCTCTCCCTCTTCGGTGTCTTAAGAGCACTGCTATATAAAGGTTATTCTATCAAGGCCCAAGTTCTACTGTTCTATAAAAAAATAATTGGGACGCACAAGATGAGTAAACTGCACATGCACCTTTTGCCACAGAATGTGCCAGTTGAAGAG GTGCAGAAACGGCATGAGTGCAACACGTACATCGAGACAAGCTCCAAATGTAAACTGACCCCTGGTAAAAAATACCAGCCATATTGTACAAATACTGACCACAATTATGTGTTCCAACCCAAG GTTGAGGAGTTTGAGCGTGACTATGGCCCCAACTATCACCCTACATTTGAGGTGCTCTTTAATAGTGATGTTGATAAAGTCACTTTAGGTCTTTTGGATGAAAATGACCAGGAGGTGTGGGAACCTCGTATGGTCTTGCTTACAG GGTCTGAGGCAACCTCACCCAAAACAGATACAACAG GTGCTGACTTTGTGGATCAACACAGAGAAAAGCTCATTCAGAGAGTTTCTTCAGTAATGGAGATAGCAGACTATCTAAAAAGCAAGAACATGATTAGTGATGAAATGTACAATGACATTAATGTAGGATCAACACCGTATAAGCAAATGAGGCTCCTGTACAGATCTCTCGAGTCAGGAGGAAGAGTTGTGAAAGCAGAAGTCTATAAAATCCTCAAGGAGAAAGAGCcttttttagtggatgaattggAGTCTGGATAA